From Syngnathus typhle isolate RoL2023-S1 ecotype Sweden linkage group LG5, RoL_Styp_1.0, whole genome shotgun sequence:
atatatatatatatatatatatatatatatatatatatatatatataataaaattcccctctcaccctccgcgggtggtctcccactccaagctcgggtcctctaccagaggcctgggagcttgagggttctgcgcagtattttggctgttcctagcactgcactcttctggactgagatgtctgatgttgttcctggaatctgctgtagccactcctccagtttgggggtcactgccccaagtgccccaatgaccacgggcaccaccgaggccttcactttccaggccttctcaagctcttctttgaggccctggtatttctctagcttctcaagttcttttttcctgatgttgccatcgcttggtattgctacatccactaccacggccttcttctgttgtttatccaccaccacaatgtccggttggttcgccatcaccttcttgtcagtctggatctggaagtcccacaggatcttggctcgcccattctctgtcaccttagggggtgcttcccactttgaacttggggcttccagtccatactctgcacagatgttcctgtacactatgccagccacttggttatgacgttccatgtatgctttccctgctagcatcttacaccctgctgttatgtgctggactgtctcaggggcctctttgcacagcctgcaccttgggtcttgtctggtgtggtagatcttgacctctattgctctggtgttcagagcctgttcctgtgcagccatgatgagtgcctctgtgctgtccttcagtccagctttttccagccattggtaggatttcttgatgtcagccacttcacttatctgtcgatggtacatcccatgtaggggtttgtcctcccatgatggtgtctctagccactcctctgtttgccattgtctgagacattcactgagcacgacatccgttcgggccttttccttgatgtactcatggatcttggctgtttcatcccgaacagtggctctcacactcagtagtcctcggcctccttctttgcggctagtgtacagtctcagggtgctggacttagggtggaaccctccgtgcatggttaggagcttccgtgtcttgacatctgtggtctgagtctcttcctttggccatcttattattcctgcagggtatctgatgactggcagggcgtagctgtttattgcccggatcttgttcttgccatttagctgacttctgaggacttgccttactcgttgtaggtatttggctgtggctcctctccttgtggcttcatcgaggttgccatttgcttgttggctTGTTGATTGGCTTGTtagtcgccagactatcaaccagcgggacccgggttcgagaccaggtcggggcggagccataccatcatccagtgtgggtctgtgggcaagacccttgacgatatcgcctacctcataaacatgatgagagataaagaatcaaatgagatgccggctcagacgtcgcccggacaaacaaggtctgcgtcaggcgttggggaaccagaacgcctagatgtaaagtgggctactggaacaaggcggaaatgggcgagatgtgatatatatatatatatatatatatatatatatatgtagatatatatacacacacacacatatatatatgttacaTTTTATAATTTGAATAGTTTGCAACCCCTCATTCCCTCAACGTTTAGGTACTGTTATGCTTCGCAGGGATGCATATCCAGTATGGAATGCTCTCACATTAGTTTTGGGTTTGGTTCGGACTAACCTTTAGATTGCCAAAGTCTAATGTTTTTAGAACGTTAGGGTTATAAACAATTGAACAGAGAAACGTTGCCACAGGACACCAGTTTTGTGGACAAAAATACTGGTGAAGtgatctttccttttctttgaatTTACACCAAACAAATAGTTTGTGTGTACAAGCAATGTCATTAAGCAAATGCAAACTGACAGTGACGCAAGCAAATGCTCAGTCTGTCTCCATGGTGAAACGGTATGCCGTATGCTTTGTGGGTTCTCCCTATTGGCCAGAAACCATATGAAATAATTCATTCTCTAGAACGGAGAAATGCTAATATAGAACTTTGTTGGTATCCGTTTATCTTTCTAGTGGGATGATGGGGCATTGTATGGACTTCAGCATATGATTGAGACCTAACAAATCCTGTAGTTCACTTAATTTGTGAGGATTCTTGAAGTGTGTTTAACTTGCTTACTTTATCATCATTTAATGATACAAATAACTATGAAGGTGAAGTTTTTTATCAGTGGTTTGACTGGGTGTGTAACCAGGTCAAAAAGTTCCTCTGTTAGAGAAGGAAGAAGGATGTGAAGGTGAGGAATTTCGAGATCCTACGTTATGTTTGAGCATAAGAGTTGGCTGACAAATCGTGTAAATCCACGCAGCAGAGGCAAGCGCTCTAAGCCTCGGTTTCAGGTTTGATTAGGAGGTTTACTTTCAGCAAGGTTTATCATCCCTCACAGATGCTAATCTGGCAAATCACAGCCATTAAGATTGTTGGTCTGGAGATGACACCATCCACCGCGTCCAATAAAATTTCTTCACCTGCTGTGAGGTGCGCTAAGTCACTCTTTGGCGGTAGAAGTCCATCCTTATACAAAATGGCGCGCAGGAGAGATGATAGATGATGAACTCTCTGTTTGTTCAGGTTTGCCCCACCTCAGAAATGAGCTAAAATCAACCCCCCCCACGcacccaccacacacaccaaaCCCAGTCAGTCCACCTTGCCAAGATAGCATCACGTCTCAAggaatcatcatcatcttcatcatcatcataatgttGTTAATGATATACTTTTTCTGTAACTTAATTAAaacgtcttttttttctgttcataaACTTCTCTATGAAATGGCTTGTTTGACTGTGGCCAGGCCTTTAATTTATGCATCTGTGTTTTCCCAACATATTTCCCTAGTTGACTTTTTAAAATCCTTATTTTACACCAGCACATTAGTCATAAATTACACATGACTTTTTACGACATTTTATTTGCTATACATGTGTGGACAGACAAAAACTAAAATGCGTGTTTAAATGACGCTGGTGTCGGACAGAATCCTTATACCTGCAGAACTTTTCAAGAGACCCCCAAAAGGTCATGTTTGTTCAACCATTGATTAACATTACATCGTTCAACACTGTGTCAATAATTTGTAAAAACAACACCCACACGTGTGGCCTAACTGAGAGTTTAAGCAAACTGTGACACGGGAGGTTTCGGCCTGATGCCAGCAATATGCAACATTTTTCAAACATAAAGTATGCTATGGTCAGTTTCAACACACAAAGAACACAAAATATCACACCCCGAATAATGAGGTGATCCCCAAAAATATCACTCCACAAATACAGTATGAGTGAAGTCTAGATACAGTCATTTGTCAGAAATAATGCTTTTGAATGACCGAATTATGATACAGCACACAGGCTGCATGACAAAATCGTCCTCTCCTCAAATGTTCTATACGACTAGCTGTCATATTGAGAAAGTGaacaaaatatacaaataaataaaataatacaataaaatgtCAGTACAAGCTTACTTCCAACAGTCTAACAGAGCTGCAGAGTGCATTCTGCTGTGAGCTGCTCTTGTGGTTTTACACATCTCCTGCAATCCGTGCAAATTGACTGTCATTGTGAAACTTAAAGTGCAAGTGAGTATATTGCCAAGGGTATGGTAGGGTTAAAGAGGCAAAAGGGGTCGGTGCAAAGTCTTCCAGGCCAGAGCCGATGAGTCAGCCTCAGCGCCTGAAGATGTGAATGTCATTGTGGAGCTTGAGCAAAGGGCTTGAGGGCctgctgtgtgtgtgacagCTTTTATTGCAGGTGCAACGTTGGATCCACATCATATTTCTGAAGAAGCTGTCACCGTCCAGGCAACGGAAGCGCAGCCGTACCGTTCGGGTGACCGAGGGCCTGCAGCAGCGACCATCTAAGCAAAATCCACAGGTGCGTGGGCGGTAGAGCTGTGATGTAGAGCATCCAGCAAAAGTGATTTGAACTGGCTCCAGCGGGCGAACAGTTCTTTGGCACCTCGTCCCCTACACAGAACATAAAGTTGCTGCTTTTAAAGTCACACCATGaaatcattttaaatgtcaACGAGGATCATTGTCATCACTCAGCGTAGTTGAGTTTTTCTGTTCGTACCTTAGTTGCCATAGGAAGCTCCAGGTGGCATTGTCGAATCTGGCAAAGTCTGGTTTCTCTGATCAGTTGACAATCTGGGTTGTTATTAGTGACTCGACTTGATATTCCCAACCCACATGAGGTGGAGCATTCTGTCCAGTCAGTGGTTTGGAGAAAACAGCTGGATTCCGGTAACAAATCAGGCATTGGTAATGCTGTTATCTCTGTGTGAGGGGATACGGACAAAGACTAGAATTAATTCTCGATCATCTTAATAACTGGAGCTTGCATACATTGTAGAGGTCAGCTGGTCATTAAACCGACTGGAAGTAAAAACACAAGACAAAGGTGAAATGGGTTGCTTCTTCGCAGCTGAACTTAAAATAGTTGACCTCAGCCATTCCATTTGAGAATGGAACCGCAGAACTCGGGAAATTTCagtcaatgaatgaatgaaccccGGAAAGAAAtttatggatggatggttttttAACTTCTTTGCTCTCAATAATTGGTAAACTCCATCCATCAattctctgaaccgcttatcctcacaagcGCTGCTGACATGCTAGTGCCTATCAGCTGTCATTGGACGAGGGGCTGGGTACATCCCAAACGGggcgccagccaatcacagggcaaaaatagacaaacaaccatccacactcagaTTCCTAACTAAAGACCATCCTGAATCTTCAACAAACCCATCACACTTGTTTTTAAAGTATGGGAAGAAAATTGGAGTACCCGTGTAAAAGGCTAGAACTGTGAACTGAATGACATAACATTGACAAATCGTTTGAAGGACTCATTTAAATGATCTAATGGTTGGGTACAGTCAAAAGACGTGACGTTCCCATCACTACACCGGAGCAAATACACTATATATTCTGGGCAAAGTGTTCACTCTATAAGATGATGGTGTGCCCAAAGGCTGGCTCACAGCCTCTGTCTTAGTTCATCTGAATGGTGTTTGACACTTTTGAAAGAAGAAACAAGGTGGATTCCAATACTTGTTTCCATTATGTATAACATTTGGTTGAACTGTTATTAGGCAGAATATGTTCTTTTCTTAACTAAAATTCCTGTCGATCATATTTACGACCAGGTAAGGCATCAAAATGACTTGTAAAATTTACCTCTGAACACGGTCCCACTTGTGGCAGCTGGCTTGCGAGGCTGTGGGTAGGGTGGCAGCAAAGCACTGATGTGGTTTGGAAGAGGCTGACTCTCTGACAGATGGCTTTGTGTCATTTCTTCTGGCTCCATTCTGATGTGGTTGTCGTCGTCGCAAAACCACTCCTCGCAGCAGCTGTTTTCTGGCCGTGCCAACCGGGGCCGTGAGCAGTGCAAGTTGGGCAGGGGCACTCTGTGAGGACAGAGGGGTATGCAGCCCACCACTCCGTTCATACAGGTGCACTGATGCTGGCAGCTGGGCTGGAAGTTCTCACTGTGCTGGTACAACTGGCCGTTGAACTCGCAAGGTAGACCATGAGCCTCGgcttgcaacacacacacaagaaacacAAACCAAGTCTATGAGGACAAGACTTTTAATTCGGGAGGAGAAAGAGAAAACACCATGCTACGAAAAGTGGTGCCGCCAGGCATTTGAGGCCAAATAAAAACTCACTCTGATGCCAAATATTAAATATCTGCATAGGTTTGCACATTAGAAGTTGTATTTGCTTTCAGCATAAGATTACATAACAATTGCCTGATCACAAACATCATAAGATCTCATCAGCACTCTCACCTCGGCAAAGTCCTCTCCCGGGTTCTCCTCCAGCTCCGAGATAGCAGCGAAGCCCCTTGATATGATCGCAGGGCTGAACAGCGCTGCAGTCTTCATTGAACTGCCTTGCACATATTTTACAGCAGCCACAATGGTCGCTCACCCAACTGACACCCGCCGGACACATCGGAGATGAGGTAGCGCAGGAGCACACTGGTGGGCATTCATCATCTGCCTAAGGAGCAGGGTCAGAGGTAGCCAACAATTCTCAATACTTAAAGAAACATTCAGCAAATAGGGAAGGAATACTTGCTGATGAGAGTGCAGAGCAACAACTCACCATCACCACAGTGCTGCAGACCACAAACAAGGTGGAAAAGATCTGGTGGAAACTAACAGTAAGGTAAAGCATCCTTGTGTCCAGCTGGGTCCAAAAGGGAGTGTTGGCTTGTTCGTCAGCTCAGGAATAAGAAATCCACCGGATCCTTGCAATAAATGTACACCAGTCAACTCTGCTATGTGACTGTCAGCCGAGCTATATCTCATGAAGAGGTTTCCCCCAACAGGGACTGCACTTATAGACACACATGGCCCCACCTCCTCTGTAATATCATCAGCACAACAGAGGCAGAAGGTGGGACTAATGAAAATGTGTTCAAATCACCCCATCTTGAAAATGAGTTTATACTTGTCACAAGATGTAACAATTTAACTCCACCCTGTCAAATGTGTCTGTTAATTTaagtataccgtattttccggactataaggcgcacctaaaaacctaaaattttctgaaaagccgtcagtgccccttatagtccagtgcgccttatatatggaccaaattcctaaatttaaactggcccgaagcattgtgtcatgaaatcaatcataagtggcccgctgaagactatgagtcatgaatcaaaaagactacggatcattattttgtgattataaagtaacttaatgcgtctgaagttgaaataaaaaaagttgcattaagggtgcgccttatagtccagtgcgccttatataaggacaaagttttaaaatggaccattcattgaaggtgcgccttatagtccggtgcgccttatagtccggaaaatacggtaccttttTTACTTGAGTCGTGAAGGACGTAAAAGCAACAGGTATAATAGAAGCACCGAAAAGGAACTTTTTGCTTTAAAGTGGCGATGTTCTGAAATGGAGAAAGTCCCTGCGAACAACACGACGCTGTGTTGTGAGACTCCAGCTCAGGACATCCTGTGTTCCCCCAGCCTCTTTCCGAATGGGCCACATTCCAGGGAATACCGGCCTAATCTCCAGTTCTCCCTAATGGCAGGAAAAAGTCAGCGTTTCCTTTGTCACCCATCGGGCAAGTGTTTGAAATTCATCACCTGAAGTGATAGATCTATCTCTGCGTGCTGCTTCTGAGTGTATGTGGTCCAGACACGGGTGACATGAGATCGCTTTGCAGTCTCTCTTTTCTGTCACCAGTTCTTTGATATTGGTTCAGAGTGTCCTTTTGAAACCTGTTGACTTAAACTGTTGGAAGCAGCTGTTGACCAAATTGCCTCACTACAAGGTCAGAGGTTTTAACCATCAAAGAAAAAATGCCAAATGTATATTTGCGCATAAAAAGAAGCTCAACTGGTAAATCCTTGATGGTAGTGAAATTGTGGCTTCTAAGTTAGAGCCCCTACACACCACTTGACTTCCAAGAGCAGGTGCTGTCACTCCAGTCCAAAGCGGCCTTGTTGCTGTGGGAGGACACACACCACAGTGCACAAATTTATCCATACAAACACCCTGACAGTTGTGTTGAGAAACCACTGGGGTGCTAAGTTTGGATCGAGGGGGGGGCAGCACCTTGATGGTCAACAGAAGGGAGAAGGGCAACAGTCAACATTCTTAAAATTCCTGGCCCACAAAGGCAGGATGTGTGTACAGGCCACGCTGCGTCATGTGGAAGGAGTGGGGGAGTCAAAATGAGGAGAGGGATGGCGGGGGTGCCAATTTGGTAGCCTTCTGTCTAGTCACACGCTAGAAACCATTTTCAAAACATACGGAGGTCAGAGGTTGTGTGGCATTCATAACAGTCAACTTTGCAGTGGGTTGACATCGGGGCAGAGAAGATCCCACAAACTTTGGTGAGGATCCAAATAGCCTACAAGTACCTTCCAGAATCAAGTCTGCCAGTCAGCTCGCTATCCTTTTTAAATCAGGAAGTAGCAAAGGAAAAAACATCTTTTATAACAGGCTGCACTCTTCTTGGTGGCATTCCAGTCACTATGGACATTAGAGTGTTGTGCAAACAACAAAGCTAATAGTAATAGTGGCTTTGAGAGTAGGCCACATTCGGCCAAGCAAGTCCATCTCATTTTCATATTGAGTTCAAAGTAAAACAGGAAaagaacttgttttgttttactctATTTGTAAATGCACATGAACAATAAACACAATAAACTCGCAGTAAATCTTCAAGTAACAaggactcttttcccttcctcctttcttttttcttttcatactaTCACCTGTAAACTATATCCTGGTTCACATCCATTGTAacatctttcttttctttgtcaaTAACATTAGCTTTGGAattctctttgttttatttttaataacattATAACATCTCTTTATTTCTCCAGTGATCAGGGTGGACTTCCCGGGTCCCCAAGCTGTGCAGGGTTTATTCTGCCCTGGAAAAAAACCACAGCATTCAGTTTACAAATCCAGTCTGTTTGTCTCCTTTATAGGTCCCTAGTCAACAAGTACACATACATCTCTTACATGCTCTCGCTACAGAAGTTAATTGCTATAACGCACAAACCTACATTTTATGTCCACAACAACTGCACACTTTTCAAAGTTGCATATACAATGCGATTTGTGTGTGCCCTTGGACACGTCTGTGAGTCCAGTATCAGGACATCACAATTCACGTCTCTGACGAATTCCTCATACGAGTGTCCTTACAAAGCTCCAATAGGCTGCAGGCATCACTCATCCCGATCGGAACCTGAATGGGCTCTGTTTTCTCTCTGCGCACATACTGATTTCATAGATAGATGAGCAAATTACATCACACGTTGTGTAGCATGAGCTTTTGAGGTAAATAAAAAGCTGACTAGGAGGCCTACTGCTTGGGCAAGAAGCAGGTGTAACAGTTGGCTGGGGATCCAACTAACAGAGGTAGTGGGAAGTCATGGCTGACGTGCACATTCCTCCACTGCATCTAGTATGAGCAATGACAGCAGGGAGAATAGCACCAGTGACACCAGTGTTA
This genomic window contains:
- the LOC133154720 gene encoding CCN family member 1-like, with the protein product MLYLTVSFHQIFSTLFVVCSTVVMADDECPPVCSCATSSPMCPAGVSWVSDHCGCCKICARQFNEDCSAVQPCDHIKGLRCYLGAGGEPGRGLCRAEAHGLPCEFNGQLYQHSENFQPSCQHQCTCMNGVVGCIPLCPHRVPLPNLHCSRPRLARPENSCCEEWFCDDDNHIRMEPEEMTQSHLSESQPLPNHISALLPPYPQPRKPAATSGTVFREITALPMPDLLPESSCFLQTTDWTECSTSCGLGISSRVTNNNPDCQLIRETRLCQIRQCHLELPMATKGTRCQRTVRPLEPVQITFAGCSTSQLYRPRTCGFCLDGRCCRPSVTRTVRLRFRCLDGDSFFRNMMWIQRCTCNKSCHTHSRPSSPLLKLHNDIHIFRR